One segment of Formicincola oecophyllae DNA contains the following:
- a CDS encoding DedA family protein, translating into MMSLPTLAASQPAWLKAALIVLGTFILEDVATVLAALAVQAGDVSMGLALGALYAGVAVGDMGLYGVGLLGSFWPWLAKRLTLPGKDKTAAWFSANLVKIVAISRFVPGARLPLYTACGFFHAPFLPFALTATLATLAWTTILFFLSMQVGHWLLAHAGQWRWVGIIGFIVAILAVNRLIAHLQRLSR; encoded by the coding sequence CACCCTGGCGGCCTCCCAGCCAGCGTGGCTCAAAGCGGCGCTGATTGTCCTTGGCACGTTTATCCTGGAAGATGTCGCCACCGTTCTGGCCGCCCTGGCGGTGCAGGCTGGCGATGTCAGCATGGGGCTTGCGCTGGGTGCGCTTTACGCAGGCGTGGCTGTGGGGGATATGGGGCTTTATGGCGTTGGCCTGCTGGGGTCCTTCTGGCCATGGCTCGCCAAGCGCCTGACCTTGCCTGGCAAAGACAAAACAGCTGCATGGTTCAGTGCCAACCTGGTCAAAATCGTGGCTATATCGCGCTTTGTGCCTGGCGCGCGCCTGCCCCTTTACACAGCGTGCGGCTTTTTTCATGCTCCTTTCCTGCCTTTCGCCCTGACAGCCACCCTAGCCACCCTGGCCTGGACCACGATCCTGTTCTTCCTCTCCATGCAGGTGGGGCATTGGCTGCTGGCCCATGCAGGGCAGTGGCGCTGGGTTGGCATTATTGGTTTCATCGTGGCAATCCTGGCCGTCAACCGCCTTATCGCTCACCTTCAGCGTTTGAGCCGCTGA
- a CDS encoding ATP-grasp domain-containing protein, with amino-acid sequence MPQTVSNARPTQPSPKGGVGSRQLSLFEFWPDKLFYAPVALYWAWLACRHGGLATLTAANPRIFTGGLVGESKSAVLALAGLKARAAIAPWGLFQAGPHGVGHALSAMQRAGLRFPVVVKPDVGCNGVGVRRVDNEAALAHVVGQFRPGVKLMVQKLLTEPLEAGVFYVRSPGAARGRITSLTYKETPFVVGDGQRTLRELVMADPRMGLLPHLYLPRWGSQADEILPKGVKKTLVFAGNHCKGAVFRDGRADITPELEKAMETILGDIPDFHFGRVDLKAPSVAALRRGEGLQLIEINGVGSEAIHIWDKNTTLREAYKAQFWHYRQAFLIGRQNRKAGWKSAGAFKMLWAWLHQKRLSAHYPPND; translated from the coding sequence ATGCCTCAGACGGTATCCAACGCCCGCCCCACCCAGCCTTCCCCCAAAGGGGGGGTGGGCAGCCGCCAGCTCTCCTTGTTCGAGTTCTGGCCAGACAAGCTGTTCTATGCCCCCGTGGCGCTTTACTGGGCGTGGCTTGCCTGCCGCCATGGGGGCCTGGCCACGCTGACAGCAGCCAACCCGCGCATTTTCACAGGCGGCCTGGTGGGGGAAAGCAAAAGCGCCGTGCTGGCGCTGGCAGGGCTGAAGGCACGGGCGGCCATTGCGCCATGGGGCCTTTTCCAGGCTGGTCCCCATGGGGTGGGGCACGCCCTTTCAGCCATGCAGCGCGCAGGGCTGCGTTTCCCTGTGGTGGTTAAGCCAGACGTGGGGTGCAATGGCGTTGGCGTGCGCCGCGTGGACAATGAGGCAGCGCTGGCCCACGTGGTGGGCCAGTTCCGCCCAGGCGTGAAGCTGATGGTGCAGAAACTCCTGACCGAACCCCTTGAGGCAGGCGTATTCTATGTGCGCAGCCCTGGGGCGGCGCGGGGGCGCATCACATCGCTGACTTACAAGGAAACCCCTTTTGTGGTGGGGGATGGCCAGCGCACATTGCGTGAGTTGGTCATGGCAGACCCCCGCATGGGGTTGCTACCCCACCTTTACCTGCCGCGCTGGGGCAGCCAAGCTGATGAAATCCTACCCAAAGGCGTGAAGAAAACGCTGGTTTTCGCAGGAAACCATTGCAAAGGGGCGGTTTTTCGCGATGGGCGCGCTGACATCACACCAGAGCTTGAAAAGGCCATGGAAACTATCCTGGGTGACATCCCCGACTTCCACTTTGGCCGTGTCGACCTCAAGGCCCCTTCCGTGGCGGCTTTGCGGCGTGGTGAAGGGCTGCAATTGATTGAAATCAATGGCGTTGGTTCTGAAGCCATCCACATTTGGGACAAGAACACTACCTTGCGTGAAGCTTACAAGGCCCAGTTCTGGCATTACCGCCAAGCGTTCCTGATTGGACGGCAGAACCGTAAAGCAGGCTGGAAATCAGCTGGCGCCTTCAAGATGCTGTGGGCATGGCTGCACCAAAAGCGCCTTTCAGCCCATTACCCCCCCAATGACTGA